In Penaeus chinensis breed Huanghai No. 1 chromosome 19, ASM1920278v2, whole genome shotgun sequence, a single genomic region encodes these proteins:
- the LOC125035089 gene encoding crustacean hyperglycemic hormone-like → MSLGLIAFRLVAVALVVVVACSTTWARSLRLVVAMAASTTWARSFSKRANFDPSCAGVYDRELLGRLSRLCDDCYNVFREPKVATECRSNCFYNPVFVQCLEYLIPADLHEEYQAHVQTVGK, encoded by the exons ATGTCCCTTGGTTTGATCGCCTTTCGCTTG GTGGCCGTGGCCCTGGTGGTGGTCGTGGCGTGCTCGACGACCTGGGCTCGCTCCCTCCG CCTGGTGGTGGCGATGGCGGCGTCGACGACCTGGGCTCGCAGCTTCAGCAAGCGAGCAAACTTCGACCCTTCCTGCGCGGGCGTGTACGACCGGGAGCTCCTGGGGAGGCTGAGCCGCCTCTGCGACGACTGCTATAACGTGTTCCGCGAGCCCAAGGTGGCCACGGAGTGCAG GAGTAACTGCTTCTACAACCCGGTGTTCGTCCAGTGCCTGGAGTACCTGATTCCGGCCGACCTGCACGAGGAGTACCAGGCCCACGTGCAGACGGTGGGCAAGTAG
- the LOC125035087 gene encoding molt-inhibiting hormone-like isoform X1 gives MVSFLSLRMVCSAALVSLLVLALSSRSAFARSVDGVGRLEKLLSSSSSSSSGSSSPLIALGDDHSVNKRDTFDHSCKGIYDRELFRKLDRVCEDCYNLYRKPYVATECKSNCYANFVFKQCLDDLLMVDAIDEYVNTVQLVGK, from the exons ATGGTCAGCTTCCTCTCACTTCGCATG GTGTGCTCCGCCGCCCTGGTGTCGCTGCTGGTGCTGGCCTTGTCGTCCCGCAGCGCCTTCGCCCGCTCCGTCGACGGCGTGGGGCGCCTTGAGAAGCTGCtgtcctcctcgtcttcgtcttcgtcaggCTCCTCTTCCCCACTGATTGCCCTCGGCGACGACCACAGCGTGAACAAGCGCGACACCTTCGACCACTCGTGCAAGGGCATCTACGACCGGGAGCTCTTCAGAAAGCTGGACCGCGTCTGCGAGGACTGCTACAACCTATACCGCAAGCCCTACGTCGCCACCGAGTGCAA GAGTAACTGTTACGCCAACTTCGTATTCAAGCAGTGCCTCGACGATCTGCTTATGGTCGACGCCATTGACGAGTACGTGAACACCGTCCAGCTGGTAGGGAAGTAA
- the LOC125035087 gene encoding molt-inhibiting hormone-like isoform X2 yields the protein MVSFLSLRMVCSAALVSLLVLALSSRSAFARSVDGVGRLEKLLSSSSSSSSGSSSPLIALGDDHSVNKRDTFDHSCKGIYDRELFRKLDRVCEDCYNLYRKPYVATECKFNCFVNPRFNNCVAVLRHDVNRFTNMAFFLRYS from the exons ATGGTCAGCTTCCTCTCACTTCGCATG GTGTGCTCCGCCGCCCTGGTGTCGCTGCTGGTGCTGGCCTTGTCGTCCCGCAGCGCCTTCGCCCGCTCCGTCGACGGCGTGGGGCGCCTTGAGAAGCTGCtgtcctcctcgtcttcgtcttcgtcaggCTCCTCTTCCCCACTGATTGCCCTCGGCGACGACCACAGCGTGAACAAGCGCGACACCTTCGACCACTCGTGCAAGGGCATCTACGACCGGGAGCTCTTCAGAAAGCTGGACCGCGTCTGCGAGGACTGCTACAACCTATACCGCAAGCCCTACGTCGCCACCGAGTGCAA GTTCAATTGCTTCGTGAATCCGAGGTTCAATAACTGTGTGGCTGTTCTCAGACATGATGTTAACCGCTTTACGAATATGGCTTTCTTTCTCCGCTATTCATAA